Genomic DNA from Triticum dicoccoides isolate Atlit2015 ecotype Zavitan chromosome 4B, WEW_v2.0, whole genome shotgun sequence:
TTATTTGCTTTAATTTTTCTCTCATGCACAGCTTGTTGCTTTAATCAAATTAACTGAATTACATTTTCAAGacaatgaaaagaaaaaaaatgtcatAACGCAGTGACCCATCCTCAAGAAATATTTATGGATACATGCAAATTAGGCTCGCCGATTGTCTACCAAAAAATATGAATTGATAATTACACAGATAACAATTGGCACCTAAATGGGCAGCAATTTATGATATAGGTACAAGAAAAAAATGAGTTGTTTTTCCTATATAACATCTTCCTAGAAATCAGATAAGCCCAAATTGCAGCATAACTGCTTGACTGtctaaaaatgaaaagaaaaaaagtATAATAAATGATGCCACTGTATGTAAGTACACTTCATCCGGTTTTCCAGAACTGGTAGGTATTCCCGAGTAACCATCCCTTGACTGACCACATGTTTGACACCATCCCTCGTTTCTCCTTATAAAAGGTGAAATTGTCAAGGATAATACTATCAACTTGTAATTTCCATAACCTCATTCTATCCAACAGCAAAGCTGAGATAAAACCTCCAAGTTCAGTTCCTCATCAACCAATCCTGCCTGAAACTGTGCACGGCAAACTTTGCTAAGAGGTTCCTAGCACATGTGGGCAAAGGAATGTCCATCAGGCGATATTCAAGTCTTTGTATCTAAGAGGAAGCTCTTGCATTAGGTAGTGATTATCAGCCTTGGGAAGTGATAATGGCAAGGTCTCGTCATCCACACAATCTTGATATTTCAGTGGAAGAACCTCGATGGCAAATGCAGTCTGACTAGCATGCTTTGAGCGTCGTGTAGACAAAGTCGGCCCAGTACCTATTCAGAACAAAATCTCATTAGACATAGTGAGATTCTGTTTCTGATAAAGATGCATAAATTGGCTAAGCTCGTGACATACTGTCATTCATGTCCTTCGTCTTGTGAAGGAGAAATGTTCCAgaaaggatggtcacaaaaccacaCATTTCCGTGACAATCTGGGTTGGATTTTGCCGATCCCAATCCTGCATGTCAATGAGCTACAAGCTGAGGAGAAAATTCTGGCATAATGAAGCTatctttctatgactatgagaagtAACAGCATCAATGAAAAATAAGGTATGTTGATCAAGATAAAAAGCACAAGTCATCATGCATAAAAAGAACCACAGCAACATTGCTCAGTAAATGGGTATGCAACTAGAACTTAAAGCACCTCAACATCCATAAATATGCACAGTTAAATACTTATCATAGTGGTCCAATTACAATGGTCATGTGGCTTGCATTCAGAAAAAGCCAATAACCCTAAACTACAATTTCAGTGGCACTATATGCTCAGATGACCTTATGATCGTGATTCGTGAGAGTTATTTTCAGGTAAACCTCTACCAGGCCACTTAGGAGCAACTAATAAGAAGAGCAAGACATAAAAGTAGAATCACGCCGCAGTTCAGCAGCAATGTTTACAACAGTTTACTTAAGGAAGTTCAGTTGGCAATAAGGGTGCACTGAAAGCGATGCAAAATATTACCTTGAACATTATCACACTGGCTATAATTGTTAGCGAGGTAAACATCACGTAATATATTGGTGAAACAACTGCTGTATTAAAGGTGTCCAGTGCCTGCAATTTACAGACAAAATAAAATGTTGTTGTTAACAACAAACGTGATTTGCTTATGTTAGTGGCTCAACAGAACTTTTGAGTGCCAAATAGAAAACATATAATGCCAAAAGGCAGCATGCATTAGAGGGTTGTTAGAACATTCCTTATTAACCTGAAGCCCAGTTCCATCTCATGCACTAAAAACTTTATCACATATTGAGGAGAATCACTTGCAGAAGGTAATGACCTTTCCTTTGCAAGGACCAAGCGCTACTACATATAGTGTATATGCTATTCTACTGTAAATCAACATAATGAGGGAGAGATAAGCAAAGCTAAAACTACAAGAAAAAATATTCACTCAATTAGCGAGAAGGCCTTCCACATGATAGGCAAAAGGTGAGGTGATGCCCTGTTGGCACCAAATGTGCATGTGACATCGTGTGGACAAATGCCAGAAATAGTCATCTATATTATCTTGGGTGATGTGATAACTGTCATGTTAATGCACTGTTGAGTCTGCTGTAACAGAAAACACTTTTGCTCCCTCAAGTTCCCTATCCAGCTTGATGCACCAACGCACAACTCTATGGCATCAATAATAACAGAAACTGAAACATTTACCTTGTTCAGATAGTTTATCTGGGTGCTTACGCAGGTAGCAACAATTAGAGCAAAAGCCCAGGTCTGAGGATAGAATAATTGGTTCACTCCTGAGAATGTTAACTTCAATGCAATTCCGAGAGCCTTTACACTCATAACCTGTTAAATTCTCACTATCAGATAAAAAATGGGATTCAGTGAAAATCCCATAAAGAAATCTCACGATGAAGTATGCTATAGGCAAGAGTTATCTGTTTGGGGAAAAGGCATACGGTGAGAGATCCTAGAAGAGAACAGACTCCAATGTACACCATGATGTTTGTTTGTCCATGTTGAGGGACAACAAAATATATAAGAACCAAGGCTGCCACCACTACTATAGTCGCATATGAAAGAAAAGCTGAGAAAACAAAGAAAACAATATTGAATCCATCTGGCGTGTGAAATATAAATTAAGTTAATAATGGCATTGTCATCACTACGTTTCAGTTGTAAATACCTGGCTCAGTTGCAAGATCCCAAACTTCCCTTACAGAATCAATATCACGCTCTTGTGGAGCATGGAGTGCAATTGTGATCGATCCGACTACACAAAGAACACAACCAAGTATACCAAAGGTGTGCAGTTTCTCCTGTAGAATGGAATGAGCAAGTGCAGCACTGCAAACATTTAGAATGGTCTGTTATTTCAGTTCAATAAGCAGCAAGCTAAAGCATTAAGAGTTCTCTAAGGAACTCCTATGACTGTACCTGATGATTATACTGAGTGCTCCAAGAGGAGTGACAAGAATAGCAGGAGCAAATGCATAAGCAGCAAAATTAGCTATTTCGCCAACAATCACTGTTCATAGGAGACCATgtgagcaaatgttagtcaagtttCTTTTTGTCAAAAGTACAAGTGACATTTCCCAAAAAAATGAGGAAAAAATGGATATCTATTCCCTAAGAACAGCAAACAGCATTAAAGGGCATTCATACTGAAGCATCACATTCCAACGACAAGAATTCATTTGCTCTCTAGCCACTATCATGAGTATTGTGTTTCAATATGCTACATCTAGCTAAACCTTATCAAAAAAATGTTTTTTCCCTGCACTATCATCTGACACATTGCAAATTGTTAGTCTCTCCTATTATAAGTTACCAATATCAACCTCAACTCTTAAACACAAAATAATCTTCGTGTGTGTCTGCGTCCCTGAGGAAATGGACATCACGACCAATGTGAGGTGACTGTGAGAGCCACCAGAAATCTCATCATGGTCAGGCATTTAACAAGGAAAAATAATAGTGGGAAAATGACCAGACAAGACATGCTACGATTGGACGGAGAACACGGATCCCAAATATGTGATAAAGCAAAAAAAAGGAATACATTAAAAATTTAAAAAGTGGCATAGCGTTTAGAAAGAATGGAAAGCGACTTACTAGAAATCATGCCTATCCACCAAAGTGGCTCCACTAAGTAAGAATACCCTCCATAACCTGTTTCATGTGCATAAACACTCTTATTATATTCAGCACTAAAATTTGTAGGAAGTATGATTAAATAATTTATGATACGAAGGATATAGGTGCATTGGTCAGACTTCATGGTAAATGAACTGAAATAACCAGCAGACTTCGTTGCAAGGAATAACAAAACTATTCAAAGTTGTAtaccaaatactccctctgtccgaaaatacttgtcatcaaaatggataaaaagagatgtatctagaactaaaatatgtctagatacatccccttttattcattttgatgacaagtatttccggacagagggagtagtaagctGGGAAATTGATCATTTTAACCTGAGTACCCAACAAACTAAATAGCCACACTGATCAACAAGACGATATAAAACACAGGCTGCTCTAAGATTTACTGGTTTCCTTATCATATTCGAAAAGGGCACGTTTAAGTCATTGTCTCTTTAACAGAATGTGCCAGTAAACCACTTCAATCATGCAAAAGATCTCAACTAGCGCAGATCTATTCATGATTGAGGAAGCTCTATGCAAGTAACAACGCAAAATTTGACATGAATCAATCCAACAAAACAGAAATCCAGATAAAGATCAGTGACCCCATCAGATAGTTTGACCTGTAAGCTCGCGACAAGACATATTGCAAGCAAGAGTTTCTATGTGGACAGTGATTCTCTCACAACGAGCCACCGATAATGGACGTCATCCATAAGCATATTGCAAGCAAGAGTTTCTATCTAAACAGTATTCTCTCCCAACGAGCCCACCGATAATGGACACCATTCATAAGCATATTTAGCCATGGAAGAACTCTTCCTCAGACTCACTCGTCGCAATTCCAACAAGAGAAACAAAGACATGAAACAAATGCGAGATCATGGACTGCATTTTCAAGGAAGCTTTCGGACCAAAACAGCACAGCGAAGCAGCGAGAACTGTCAACGACGAAACCAAATCATTGCAACTTTTTTCACACCGCCGAAAGAGAAGAGAATCAAGCCATCCAATTGCAACGGAAAGAGGCGAGTCTTCGTTCTGGACTCAACTGGACTTCCCACGCGGCCAAATCTACCGCGAAGAACGCGCCCCCCTGTCCGAATTTTACCCTTTTTTCCAGCGTCAACTCCACTCCTCTGTTCTGACCGACGAGAGCAAGGAAAAGTTCCAGAGAAGTTGCAATGATAAGCAAGCTCCATTGTTCCGAGGAATCTATTCGATTCAACTGGTCTGGACCGCCAATCTACCGGAGAAGAATAAACCGCGCTGCTCCTTTTTGTTTTTTACCGCACGCAGATCCCTCCCACCAACCAAGCAAAGAACAGCAACCAAAACCAAACTCCGCTCGATTCCGCTACCCACCACTCCAAATCGGCCGCCCCAATCGACCCCCTCGCCGGCCAACCAACCCGTACCGGCGAGATCCAGACGCCAGAGGAAGCAAGCAAGGCAGCAGTGGGGCCTCAGCCACCGAGTGGCGCAACTCACCTGCGCGGACGCCGGAATCTGCGGCCCTCCTGAGCCCCATCTTCTTGACGATGAAGCTGGCGCCGATGAAGGCGCTGGACGACACCGCGAGGGCCAGGCCCTTGGCGTTGTCCGACGACATGCCCCCGAACCCGGCTGAAGAGGAGGGCGCCGCCATCTCCTCGCGAGCGCCTACGACCCTGGCCTGCCTCTGCACTCCGCCGCCGGGTCCGCCGTGTCCGCCTACGCCGCCGACATGGGGAGCGGTGGGGGAGGAGTCGGAAGCGGGAGGGAAAAGCAAGGCGGAGGAACAAAGTAAGAATTTTAAGGGGAGGGGAGCTTGTGCGTCCGGGCCCTCGTGGAAACACCTATTTGTGTTAAGTTTTATTTAGTTAGGAGTCCTAATCAATTGACTAAGAGAGCTTGATTCCTCTTGTCATTAATTATTGTTGGAGCTTTTGTGCTATGATTATTTTGTGCAGTTTTGAGTGTCGACAAATAGAGTATATGGCTAGGAACATCATACTTGTTAGTTCTTACGGACACCGCCAATTTTCACCGTTCGGTCGCCTTATGTAGTAGTGTGCTCTCAATGATTATGGGATTTGATTGACACGAAAGCAATTACAACATTGCGCGCTACAATTTTTTCACCCTTGTCCACTTATTAAGTGAATGTAGGACCCAATTAAGGCATAAAATCATTAGTTGCTATATATAGTGCTCCATAAAAAAACTAATCGTTGGTAATGGTATGTACATAAACATGTATAGTGATATCATCTAGAGTACCTCTAGATATAATAGGTATCACACATTTTCAATACCAATTCATGGCATTTTTTTCAATATTTTGTATATTCATTTTTAAATGTTTAGGTTCCTCAACAACACTTCCAATATCATGAAATTTGGCTTGGATCGGTGAAGGGACTTAGTCTGTGGTGGTAGGTGGATTTTTCTAGGCTCCTGGATTGAATGGGTCTTTTCCGTACTTTCATGATAACTTTCACATTTTAAAACATTCTTTTTATTGGAATGTCAGGGGAAAGGCTCGGCCTATTAGGAAAAAGCTCGACCCTTTAGTGCTATATATGGCAATTTGGTTTAGACTAAAACATCCACCACTATGGAATTTTGTGAAGGTAATAAGAGTAAGCCCGTGTTCACTTTGCTATCATGACTTTTGGCAAGACATTTTCTTCAATTTGGTTTTATGGAATGATCGTGTTTTTTTCTGAAAGCAAGGAATGATTGTCCAAACGCTGAAAAAGTATGAGATGATTTAGACACCGAGAAGCAAATGCTTACCACAAAAACACAACCATTTTCCAAATGTGGAGTAGTAAAGTAGCATGTGAAATCGTCAATTACCCAGACCTCGAGGCTCAAAGTGCAAAACTCCCTAAAACTACAGGTGACTCGAAATAAACGAGTCCTAGACTGGCCACACACCACGCGGCTTTGCCCACACAAGCAACGTTCTTCTTCACAGAAAGGAGATGAGCCGTCCAACGCCGCATCGACGGCTCTTGACAGACGCGGCGCATGGGACCAGCCTACGCATGCACCGCGTTGTGTGTGGTGGGGACAACAAGCTGGGAGTACGTGGAATATGCCCTTGCGGAGGGAAGTGAAGAAATCTGACACGCCGGCATATTCTTACACTTCTCCAGTGCTCTGTGCTTCAAGCCTTCAACCGCTTTTTCGTTTCTTCACGGTTCAACTTTTTTTGCTAACAAATTATAACATtaattattatgtactccctctgttcctaaatataaaaaaagaagacttatatttagaaatggagggagtataaacatGAGACGACAATACATAACTTGGTTCGGATTTCCGCTGGAGTTGCTCTGTGTTCATGTGAAACTCCATATGTTCCAAAATTAGTCATGAAAAGAGATCTATCAAACTATTCAGTTCTGGTGGGGTGCCAGTCTTTAGATGACATTTAACTCCGATCGGAATATTGTTGCTAATGTTTCCAGTGATGAGACGTATTGGAAACCTTTAACAGAAAGCCATCAGGGCTTGGTGAATAGCAAATCATGCTGACATACTTGATATACCCAATGGATCTTTGTTGTGAGGAATACTAAAGGGATAGTTTGACATTAATTGGAGCAAGTTTACCGGATGTGTCATATGTAGTTGATGATCCTAATAACTGTTAATATGACATTGCAACAACAGAAAAGTAATCTATCAATGGCACATGGATCACTATCGATAAAATAATATAAGGGTGCTCCATATTCGCTCCCTGAGCCTACATTTTAGGAGGCTGGGCGGGGTTGATATGGACCATGCTCCAAACCCAACCGTCGGCGGGGGAGGGAAATCCCCGCCCCCCCTTCTCTCCCACGTTCGTACCAATGTCGCAGTCGCGTTTTGCACCAGGAAGCACACCCCTTAATGACCGCCTACCCAATAATGATTGGTCGCACCCATTCCCGGCACCATTTCCCATGCAGGGTGAGTGGGTATTTATGGCCAAAAAAGGTTTTTCAAACATTCTGGACACAAATGTAAAAGGTTTGTTTAGGCCACAGATTGCTTTTCTAAGCATACACTAATACTTTCACACAAAAAATACTAAATGATGGATCATATATATTCTACTCCTATAGAAAGGGCGTCGGGGTTTATTTTCAACAAGAAAAAACGCATACACATTAAAAGATGATGGTACATATATATAGACTATACCACTTATTTAAAGTGGTTCATACGTAAAAATGCTAAAAGATCCAGGTTGTTGTTAAACGAATAAAGATTTGTTTCCTCAATGGAAATGATTCTCAAAAAGAAACTTTGCGCATATGTAGTTGTGAGTCATGTATCCGTAAATTCCATCAAGGATGTATTTAATCATGGGCTAAAAATGGAAAATTATGTGCAATAACAATATAGGTACTATTTGTTAATATATTTTTAAGTGAACTAGTAGGAGAGTGTCCTGTTGTATGTCTCTAAAAAGCTTATGTACATAAAAGACCacacaaaagggaaaaacaaaagaaTGAGAGAGAAAGAGTTGGTTGATTACAAATTATGGTCTAGTAGTACCCACTAAATCATGGGTTGTGCTCGTCTTTTATTTTCCAAATGGATAACCGTGGCAAGTTCTCGATGTGGAATTTCCACATGTATCTGGAGGCCCAAGGACTATCCAAGGATCCCAAAACAGTACGAGATTCATGTGATTCTTGCCCTTACATTTTTACTTTAGAATCATGTGATTTGTAGTAATCAAATCTCCCCCTCTCATCCATTAATGCATGCATTTAACATTTTTATTCTCCAACTGAAAATGGCCATATTTTTAACCAAATAACCAATTTGAGATCTGTTTTCACCACCTTCTTTGTCTTGACGAGATTTTCAAATCAAACTATTGTTGAATATGCttttgaaaattaaaaaaaattcatgtTTTGAAATAGTAATGAAATATTGACGAAACTTTTTGAACAGTTTTTTATGCAAGTTTGATTTGGCTTTCAGTGACTTCAATGTGGTTTCATGGTTTCGTATAGTTTTGGTACATGTTTAACTGGATTTTTGAAATAACTTTTGTTTTGTGTTTTGGAACTTGAATGAAATATTAATGAAACTTTTAGAAACCATGTTTTGTTGATGCTTGTTTCATATGGCTTTCTGTGGTTTTTGTTTTGGTTCCATGGTTTCATATTATTCTGGTACGTGCTTGGCTTTCATGGTGGTTCAAGTTCCACTAATATTTGTTTTACGAGTTCCACTAATATTTATGTATGTTTCATTTGGATTCCAATGAGTTTCACTATGGTTCTATTATCTCATACAGATATGTATGTAGTTTCGTATTGGTTTGAGTTCCACTCACATTTATGACAAAACTTCTAAAAGTGAATAAAAACCTTAACATAACCTAAGTGAAACATGAATAAACAATGGGGTGTTGTGTAAAACGGAAAATGACTTGGCAGTTGAAATTGGACTAAATTGAAGAGGCTTCGATGAAAAACTTTGCATGAATCTCAAAGAAATTAAGGGAATAGATAGTCTAGGACGTCAGCATACGGGGACTTGTATTTTTGGGTAAGTTTTTTAGTGCAGGCATTTTCAATCTTGAAATATTAGGTTATGGGGGACTTTGCATTTCTAAGGTTCCAAATGGCCCCAAACGACGTGATGATTACATCCATCGAAAAAATGGTTACTAAATAACTTCCACGAATTTGTTCACTCTATCAAATCATATGATACCACATTTCCTATAGGTGCTATAATTAAGTTGTCACCAATCTTGAGCCATAACCCATTCTCAAAAAAATTCTATGTGAGTTCCTTCACTTTGTTCGTGGAATAAAGCACATCAATATTTGGGCACGAATAAATGCCACTTTAAAGTGGTTTATATGGTGAAAATGCCAATTGATCCATGCACCAGTGAGTCCCATTCTAAAAGGAAATCAA
This window encodes:
- the LOC119295308 gene encoding probable magnesium transporter NIPA4, with product MAAPSSSAGFGGMSSDNAKGLALAVSSSAFIGASFIVKKMGLRRAADSGVRAGYGGYSYLVEPLWWIGMISMIVGEIANFAAYAFAPAILVTPLGALSIIISAALAHSILQEKLHTFGILGCVLCVVGSITIALHAPQERDIDSVREVWDLATEPAFLSYATIVVVAALVLIYFVVPQHGQTNIMVYIGVCSLLGSLTVMSVKALGIALKLTFSGVNQLFYPQTWAFALIVATCVSTQINYLNKALDTFNTAVVSPIYYVMFTSLTIIASVIMFKDWDRQNPTQIVTEMCGFVTILSGTFLLHKTKDMNDSTGPTLSTRRSKHASQTAFAIEVLPLKYQDCVDDETLPLSLPKADNHYLMQELPLRYKDLNIA